Proteins from one Coturnix japonica isolate 7356 chromosome 5, Coturnix japonica 2.1, whole genome shotgun sequence genomic window:
- the LOC107314827 gene encoding acyl-coenzyme A thioesterase 1-like, whose translation MAVQVTVLPSRRCLFDDPVQIRVTGLVPQQAVTLRACLLDEGGELFQAHAHYRAGDSGELDLTSCPALGGSYSGVEPMGLLWSLRSKTPHKRLAKRNVMTPFCVDLEVYEGHGDMSQLLGKCTHERYFLGEGVKRISVREGRLKATLFLPPGPGPFPGLIDLYGSGGGLVEYRASLLASRGFVTLALAYMAFEDLPAMPEILELDYFQEAIDFLQKQQQVKDSGIGVLGLSKGADLALSMATFLPGIKAAVSISGSGFNSFIPLRGDGFTIPAHPYDLGRVKTSEESGLIDFSDILDDHRDPATWDSRIPVEKSLAKFLFLTGLDDKNWKSDLYCRDAVQRLHQSGRKVEFCSYSGAGHLLEPPYLPLCQSSIHKVLGAFVQWGGQWREHARAQEDAWHRIQAFFWKHLMNSDIPKSNL comes from the exons ATGGCGGTGCAGGTGACCGTTCTGCCTTCTCGCAGGTGTTTATTCGATGACCCCGTTCAGATCCGTGTGACCGGACTCGTCCCACAGCAGGCGGTCACGCTCAGAGCCTGCCTTCTGGATGAGGGTGGGGAGCTCTTCCAAGCCCACGCTCACTACAGGGCTGGTGACAGTGGGGAGCTTGATCTGACCAGCTGCCCAGCGCTGGGGGGCAGCTATTCTGGAGTGGAGCCCATGGGATTGCTGTGGTCTCTGCGGTCCAAAACGCCACATAAGCGGCTGGCAAAGAGGAACGTCATGACCCCTTTCTGTGTAGACTTGGAAGTGTATGAGGGCCATGGGGACATGAGCCAGTTGCTGGGAAAGTGCACCCATGAGCGGTATTTTTTAGGAGAGGGAGTAAAGAGGATTTCAGTCAGAGAAGGTCGGCTTAAAGCaactctcttcctccctcctg GACCCGGACCATTCCCTGGTCTTATCGATTTGTATGGATCTGGAGGAGGACTTGTTGAATACAGAGCAAGTCTTCTGGCTAGCAGAGGCTTTGTGACTCTAGCCCTGGCTTACATGGCCTTTGAAGATCTTCCTGCTATGCCAGAGATTCTTGAACTGGATTATTTTCAGGAGGCTATAGACtttttgcagaagcagcagcag GTGAAGGATTCTGGGATTGGCGTTTTGGGCTTGTCTAAAGGAGCTGATCTAGCCCTTTCCATGGCCACATTTCTACCTGGCATCAAGGCAGCTGTCAGCATATCTGGAAGTGGCTTTAATTCTTTCATTCCCCTAAGGGGAGATGGCTTCACTATTCCTGCCCACCCATATGACTTGGGGAGAGTGAAGACCAGTGAGGAGTCTGGTCTTATAGATTTTTCAGATATCCTAGATGATCACAGAGACCCAGCGACTTGGGATAGTCGCATTCCCGTGGAGAAGTCCTTGGCCAAGTTCCTCTTCCTGACAGGGCTGGATGATAAGAACTGGAAAAGTGACCTCTACTGCCGGGATGCTGTTCAGCGCCTTCATCAGAGTGGACGGAAGGTGGAGTTTTGCTCCTATTCTGGAGCAGGACACCTCTTGGAGCCACCTTACCTGCCTCTGTGCCAGTCTTCAATCCACAAAGTGCTTGGGGCGTTTGTGCAGTGGGGTGGACAGTGGAGGGAGCATGCCAGAGCACAAGAAGATGCCTGGCACAGGATACAGGCCTTTTTCTGGAAACACCTGATGAACTCAGACATTCCTAAGAGCAATCTGTAG